DNA sequence from the Novosphingobium sp. KACC 22771 genome:
TCACGATCACGACGAGGATGATCGCCTCGAACAGCGTTTCGACCACGTCGGCCACCGACTTGGAAATAAACCGCGTCGAGTCATTGGCAAAGCCATAGGTATAGCCCGCCGGGAAGCTCTTGGAGAGCTCGGCATACTTGGCCTTGACCAGCTTGGCCGTGGCCAAAGCGTCCGCGCCCGGCGCCAGCGAGATGGCCAGCGCCGCGCCCGGATGGCCGTTGACGCGGCTGACCACGCCATAGGATTCAGCGCCCAGTTCAATCCGCGCCACATCCGAGAGGCGCACGGTCGCGCCGCTCGTGGCGCTCTTGACCACGATCTGGGCAAATTCTTCCGGGCTGGTCAGGCGCGACTGTGCCGTCACCGTGGCATCCAGCATCTGGCCCGCAGGCGAGGGCACGGCGCCGATTTCACCGGCGGCCACTTCGGCATTCTGGGCCGTGATCGCGGTGATAATGTCGGAGGGCATCAACTGATTGGCGGCCAGCTTGTTTGGATCCATCCACACGCGCATCGCATATTGCGCGCCAAAGATGTTGGTCTGGCCCACGCCTTCGATGCGCCCGATCGGTTCCTGCAACCGGCTCGCCAGAAAGTCGGAGACGTCGATGTTGGTCGTGCGGTCATACGTATCGACCACATAGGCCACGAGCAGGAAGTCGGGGTTCGACTTCGTTACGCGCACGCCTTGCTGCTGAACCACCGTGGGCAGGCGCGAGAGGGCCTGCTGCACCTTGTTCTGCACCTGCACCTGGGCGATGTCGGGGTTGGTGCCCTTTTCGAACGTGGCCGAAATCGACACCGATCCCGATGAACTCGACGTGGACGAGAAGTAGAGCAGCCCGTCAAGGCCGGTCAATTGCTGCTCGATCACCTGCGTGACGCTGGTTTCCAGAATCGCCGCCGACGCGCCCGGATAATTGGCGTTGATGTTCACCTGGGGCGGTGCAATATCGGGAAACTGCTGGACCGGCAGGGTCGAAACCCCGGCGATACCGGCCAGCATGATGATGATCGCGATCACCCATGCAAAGATCGGACGGTCAATAAAGATGCGCGACATGACGCTTTTTCCCGTCTCTGCTTACTTGGCCGAAGGCTTCTTGCCGGCGGGCTTGATGCCCTGCGGCGTGGTGTCGGGCACGGCCACCACGACCTGACCCGGACGGATCTTGCCAAGGCCCTGCGTGATCAGCTTGTCGCCCGGTTTCAGGCCGTCGGTCACCACCCATTGATCGCCGATGGTGCGGTCTGCACTCACCTTGCGGATTTCCGCCTTGTTGCCCGCGCCCAGCACCATCACCGTTGCGCCACCGCGTGGATCGCGGCTCAGCGCGCCCTGCGGCACCAGCACGACTTTGCTCTGCTTGCCCTGCGACACGCGAGTGCGCACGAACAGGCCGGGCAGCAGCGTGCCGTCGGGATTGGCGAATTTGGCGCGCAGCGCGACTGTGCCGGTGGCGGTGTCGACCGTGACTTCGGAAAATTCCAGCGTGCCGGGGATCGGATATTCGCTGCCGTCATCCAGAATCAGCGCGACCTTGCCGACCTCCTTGATGCCGCCATCGGCAAATTCCTTGCGCAGCTTCATCAGGCTGGCGCTGCTTTGCTGAATATCGACATAGATCGGGTCGAGCGCCGAGATCACCGAAAGCGGATCGGTCTGGTTCGCCGTAACCAGCGCGCCTTCGGTATAGAGCGAGCGGCCGATGCGGCCGGTGATCGGCGCGGGAACGGTGGTAAAGCGCAGATTGACCTTGGCCGCATTCAGGGCGGCGCGATATTGCGCGACAGCCGCGGCGCTGGTGCGCGCGGTGGCGGCGGCATCGGTATAATCCTGCTGCGCCACGGCCTGATCCTGCGCCAGAGGCTTGTAACGGTCGGCCTTGATCTTGGCGGCTTCGGCGCTCGCCTGCGCGCTGACCAGATTGGCGGCGGCCTGATCGGCGGCGGCGCGATAGACGCTGGGGTCGATCTGATACAGGGGCTGGCCCTGATGCACCAATTGGCCCTCGGTGAACAGGCGGCGCATCAGCACACCCGAAACCTGCGGCCGGACCTGCCCCTGACGATAGGGCGCGGTGCGGCCGGGCAGTTCGATTTCCAGCGGCACTTCGGTCAGCTTGACCTCGGAATAGCCGACCTGCGGGGTCTTTTTGTCGCGTTGCGGCCCGCCCGAACACGCAGACAGCGCCAGCGCGAGGCTGACGGCCAGCATGGCGGGCCCACCCGTGAGGGAGGCAAGGCGACGGCGAATAAGCATGAAAAGCCCCCGGTACTGATACAATCGTTCTACGCATGCGGCTTTCCGGTGGTGGGCCGCAAACGTCAAGGGTGCCAAAGGAGCAGAATGTCGGAAAAAGGGTAATTATTTGTCGCAAGGCATACGCTTTTTGGCTCACTTTTCGCCCATTCGGGAAAATTATGGCCAAAGTCCGTCATGACGGGAAACAAAACCCATTTCGAGCGTTATTGCCCCTCCGCGCGCTTCAACCCGGCTGTTTGGCCGTGGCCATCGGCTCTTTCGTCTGCGCTTCGGGCAGGACGGTGATGCGCACCGCATCGCGCGCGGCCAGATAGCGCCGCGCCGCGGCCTGCACCGCCTCCGGCGTCACGGCGCGCAGCCTTTGCGCGGCGTTCACCTGCCGCTCGATCTGATCCGGCTCGCTCTGCGCCAGCGCGACAATGCCCAGCCAGCCGCCATTGGTGTTGAGCGTGTTGTCGATGGTTTCGAGCAAGGGCTGGCGCGCGCGCAGCATCAGATCCTGTGACGGCGGCGCTTTGGCCAGCGCCTCGATCGCCTCGTCAATCGCCTGTTTGGCCACATCCACGCTGGCCACATCCACCGAGGCGGCCACGGCAAAGGTGCCGTAATCGCGCCAGACCCGGCTCAGATCACTGCTGGCGCTTGGCGAATAGGAACGGCCCAGTTTCTGGCGCAAAGTCTCGGTCAACTGGATGCGCACCACGCGCTGCAGCATGTTGAACACCTGCTTTTCATTGGGATCGCGATCATCGCGCGTGGGCCAGACCTCATAGATCAGAGCCTGATCCGCAGGCCCGGTATGGGTCAGTGTGCGCTCGCCCCGCTTGGCGGTAAAGGGGCGCTTGCGCTGAGCGTCATATTGGCGGAACTCGGCCTCGCGCACGGGCAGCGCGCCAAAGGTGCGCGCCACATCGGCAATCGCGGCCTCCTCGTCCAGATCGCCGACAAGGCCGATCTCGATCGCCCCATGCTGGAGCCGCTCGGTGATGTCGGCCTTCAGCTTGGCAAAGGTCAGGCCGCGATAGGCCGTGACCGGCTGGAGCGTGAAGCGCGGATCATTGTCCGACAGGATGCCGCCGATGCCGCTCTGCAACGCGCTGCCGGGGGTGGAGCGCAGGCGCAGGAACATCGTATTGGCATTCTGGTGAAAGATGTTTTCACCCTCCTGCCGATAGCCCGGATCGGTGATCAGCGCGGCCATCATCTGAAGCTGAAGCAGCAGATCCTTGGGCCGCGTGCCTGCCGATGCGTTGAAGCTGTCGCCCGTGGCGGTCAGGCCAAGGCTGACCATCCGGCCTGCCGTCAGCGACTGCATCTCGTCCAGCGTATGCTTGCCAAGGCCCCCGGTGCCCATCATCGCGGTCATTTCGACGGCCAGCGGATTGTCGCTGGTGGCCAGCATCTGGCCCCCGTCAATCGCCAGATGCACCAGCACCGATTGGCGCGAGAGCGTCGTGCGTTTCAGGTTCAGCCGGACGCCATTGGCAAAACGGATTTCGCGGATGCCGAAATGCGGTTCGCGCTTGTCTTCGACCACGCGGCCCGGCGCGCCAAAATCGGTATAGGCAAAGGGCGCGGGCGGCGGCTCCATGATCGTGGGCAGGGGGGTGGTGGAGGCTTCCTTCCACGCCGCACGAACGGCCTGCGCTCCACCTTCGGGCGCGCGCCGCCCGGTAAAGCGGATCAGCGGATTGTCGAGCGCGGCCATATCGGCCTTGACCGCGGCCAGCACGCGCTCGGGCGTCAGGGCGGGGGTCTGCGCCTTCAAAAAGGCCAGATTGGCGTTGGGATCCGAGGGGATCGACCCGCCGCGCAGCATCGCCAACGCCGCATTGGCCAGGGCAACGCTGCCCTGCGTTTCCTCGCGCGCGGCCGCGGTTTCGGCAAGGCTGGTCAGCACCGCCACCTGTTCGTCGATCTCGCTTTGGGTAAAGCCCTGCTCGATGGCGCGGCGCACCTCGGTGGTCGCGGCGGTCAGGGCGCGACGCCAGCGCCCGTCAATCGAATCGACATTGATCGCCGTATCGCGCCCGGCATGGAAAATGTCATTCGTGCCGAACTGCGCCGCGCGAAACGGCGGATCGAGCCGCCGCGACAGTCGTTGCAGCCGCCGGTTGATGATTGCATAGCCCACGGTGGTCGCCAGACCCTTGCGGCGATTGGCCCATGTGTCGGGCTCGTCGCGCCATGCGCTGCGCCGGGTGATGGTGATATGTTCGGACAGCGAGGGATCGAGATAGACCGAATCGCGTCCGCCATCGGCCCCGTCGATGGGTCCCGCCGAAGGCTGGGGCGCGGCGGGCGTATTCGGCGCGAATGGCGCCCAATCGGCAAACCGGGTGCGGATTTCGGCCTCGACGGCGGCCACATCGAAATCGCCCACCATCACCAGCACCGCCTTTGCCGGCACATAATTGCGCCGCCAAAATGCGCGCAGCGCCTCGGCCGTGGCCCCGTCCAGCGTTTCCTCGGTGCCGATCGGGCTGCGTTGCAGATAGCGCGATTTGGGATCGGCAAAGGCGTAGCGATCCTGCGCCTCGCGATATTGCCAACTGTTGCGGTCGCGCTTTTCCGACAGGATGACGCCGCGCTCATTGTTCACGCTCTCGGGCGAAATCGTCAGTTCGCTCGCCGTCTCGCGCATCAGCATCAGCGCCGTGTCGATCAGGTCCGGCGCATTGCGCGGCAAATCGAGGTGATAGGTTGTCGTTTCATAGGTGGTGAACGCGTTGGTATGCGCGCCAAAGGCCAGTCCCTTGCGTTCGAGCAGGCGCACCATTTCACCCTGCGCGACATGGGTGCTGCCCTGAAACGCCATATGCTCGACGAAATGGGCGAAACCGCGCTCCTTCTCGCCCTCGTCCAGCGAGCCGACGTCAAAGCGCATCCGCACCGCGATCTCGCCCTTGGGCGTTGCATTGTGGCGCAGGATATATCGCATCCCGTTGGGCAATTGGCCAAAGCGATAGGCCGGATCGGGGGCAATATCGCTCTTTTGGAACGGCCATGTGCCGATGGCGGCGGCAATCGCGTGATGGGCCGCGCCATGTTGCGGCAATGGCACCGGGCGCGCCGCCAAGGGCGAAGTCAGTCCGAACAGGGCGGCAAGTGCAAGCGAAATAGGGCGCGGCTTCATCGCGTCAGAGTAAGAGGGAAAGCGGCGGAGGGGAAGCGGGCAATTGTCGCCGTATTCGCTTGCCGATGGATGACCAAGGGCGTAATTTATCCCCTCTGGAGGTGTTTATGGCACAGCAGGACAAGGACTACTGGTTCCCGGCCAAGCGCTATGGCTACGGCTGGGGCATGCCGCGCCGTTGGCAGGGCTGGGTGGTGATGGCGGCCTATGTCGCGGTAGTGGCGCTGGGCGATGTGTTTTTCCCGGCGCGGACCCATGCGGTCGGTTTTTCGGCCATCGTGGTGGCCGCCACTCTGGCGCTTGTCGGCATTTGCCGCATCAAGGGCGAACCGGCAAAATGGCGCTGGGGATAGTGCAAGGATTGGCCGGATAACAAAAAGGGGCGCCCCGGTGAGGAGCGCCCCTTTTGTTTGGCCGCAATCCGCCCGGCTTACTTGCCGCGCAGCTTGCGATGGTGGTTGAGGTCGAGGACTTCGCTCGGCCCGTCATTGTCGAGCAGGCCAAGGCGGCGCGCGACTTCCTGATAGGCTTCTTCCTCGCCGCCCAGATCCTGACGGAAGCGGTCCTTGTCCAGCTTCTCGCCCGAAGTCATGTCCCACAGACGGCAACCGTCGGGGCTGATTTCGTCGGCCAGGATCACGCGGCTGTAATCGCCGTCCCAGATACGGCCAAATTCGAGCTTGAAGTCGATCAGGCGGATGTTGATCGCCGCAAACATGCCGCACATGAAATCGTTGATGCGGATGGCCATGCTGGAAATGTCCTGCATTTCCTCATTGCTGGCCCAGCCGAAGCAGGCGATGTGCTCTTCGGCGATCATCGGATCGCCCAGCGCATCGTCCTTGTAATAATATTCGATCAGCGTGTGGGGCAGCGGCTCGCCCTCGGGGATGCCCAGACGCTTGGAGATCGAACCGGCGGCAACATTGCGCACCACCACCTCGATCGGCACGATCTCGCACTGGCGCACCAGCTGTTCGCGCATGTTGAGGCGGCGGATGAAGTGGGTCGGGATGCCGATATGGTTCAGGCGGGTGAACACATATTCGCTGATGCGATTGTTGATCACGCCCTTGCCGTTGATCGTGCCCTTTTTGAGCGCGTTGAAAGCGGTGGCATCATCCTTGAAATACTGGATGATCGTGCCCGGCTCAGGACCCTCGTAAAGGATCTTGGCCTTGCCTTCATAGATCTGACGGCGACGCGACATGGGCTTTCCCCTAATTCCTGACTGGATCGGCAATACATGCCTTTGGCGCCCAGCGCCGCCAAAAGGCAAGCCCCGGAATGCGGACAATGCGGCAATAATGCCGCCGGACTCCGGGAAAGGGCGCGCCTTTAGCCGAAGCGAGGCCGCGCATCAACCTTTGTCCGCCATGCTTTGTCGCGATTGAACGATATGTCTGAGCTGCCTAGGTAAAAAATCGGATTGGAAACCGATGTAATCCGCGTTGCGCGGGGGGCAGGCGATTTTTAGCCTTGGCCCCATGAAACAGGATATGCACCCCTATTATCGCTGCATGGCCGGACTTTTGCTGGCGCTTTGGGCTGCGCCCCTTTGGGCGCAGACCTATGGCGGGGTGGACCCGGCGGGCTCCGGCCCCATCGTGGGCGCGCTGCGCTGGGTTCAAGGCACACTGATGGGCTCGGTGGCCACGGTGGCGGCGGTGGTGGCCGTGGCGGTGGTGGGCATGATGATGCTGACCGGGCGGATCAACTGGCGATACGGGGCCAGCGTGATCCTTGGTTGCTTCGTCCTGTTCGGCGCGGCCAGCATCGTGGCGGGCATCCAGTCGGCGGCGGGGGTGGGGCAATGAACGGGCGTTCCGCACCATCCTCGACGCCTCTGGCGCGCAACACGCTGTTTGTGGGCCTCACCCGGCCCCAGATGTTCGCGGGCGTCACATGGTCCTTTTTCGTCCTCAATCTGGTCATCTCGACCGAGGCTTTCCTGCTGCTGCGCTCGGGTTGGGTGGTGGCGCTGGCGCTGGGCGTGCATGGGTTGGGGGCGCTGGCCTGTCTGCATGAACCGCGCCGGTTTGATCTGTGGATGGTGCGCGCCATGCGCTGCCCGCGTGTGCGGCATTACCGGTTCTGGCAATGCAATTCCTATCGTCCGTAAAGGCCCCCGATTTCGCCAAAGAGGCGGCGGCGGGGGCACATCTGCCCTATTCGCATCTGGTCGATGATGCCACGCTGGCGATGCGCGATGGGGCGTTGATGCAGGTGATCCGCATCGACGGGCTGATGTTTGAAACCGCCGATGGCGATACGCTGAACTATCGCAAGGACATGCGCGAGGCGATGCTGCGCGCCATCGGCTCCTCGCGATTTGCGCTTTATCACCATATCCTGCGTCGCCGTGTCCAACCGGAGCTGGAGGGCACTTTCCCCGATGCTTTCAGTGCGAGGCTGGATGCCGCGTGGCGCGATAGGCTGGCGGCGCGACGACTTTATGCCAATGACCTGTTCATCACGGTGATCCGCCGTCCGGCGCGGGCGCGGCGCCTATGGGGCCGCACGCAAGGGGCCGAAATGGCGGGCGAATTGCGCGCGCTCGATGCCGCCGTTGAACAGTTGCTGGCCGCATTGGCTCCTTATGGCGCACGGCGGCTGGGCATCTATGACGCGGGCCATGGTGCGTGCAGCGAGTTGCTCGAGTTTCTGGGCGCTTTGTTTAACGGCGCGCTGGCCCCGATGCTGCTGCCCCATGGCGATGTCGGCCATCATCTGCCCCGCGCCCGGGTCTCCTTTGGTCAGGATACGCTGCAAATGGGGCACGGTTTTGGCGCGATGGTCTCGATCAAGGACTATCCGGGCCAGACCACGGCGGGCATGCTCGACGATCTGCTGCGCCTGCCCTTTGCGATGAGCATCAGCCAGAGTTTCGCCTTTGTTGATCGGGGCGAGAGCCTTGGCCGGATGAATCGCGCGCTGCGCCGGATGCGCGCTGCCGATGATGAGGCGATCAGCCTGCGCGAAGAACTTGCGCAGGCCAAGGATGAAGTGGCGGCAGGGCGCGCCGGTTTTGGCGAACATCATTTGAGCATTCAGATCATGGGCGAGGATCAGCGCGAGGTCGATGCGGGCGTGGCCGAGGTGCTGGCGGCGCTGGGCGATCTGGGCATCGTGGCGGTGCGCGAGGATGTGGGGATGGAGCCGGCCTTCTGGGCGCAGTTTCCAGGAAATTTTGCCTATATCACACGCCGCGCGCTGATCGGTTCGGCCAATTTCGCCGCTTTTGCCAGCGGCCATAACTTTCCGCTGGGCCGCGCGCGGGGCAATCCGTGGGGCGATGCGGTGGCCATGTTTGAAACCACGGCGGCGGGGCCTTATCACTTCAATTTCCACGCCGATGGCGATCTGGGCAATTTCACCGTCATCGGCCCCAGCGGCAGCGGCAAGACCGTCATCACCAATTTCCTGCTGGCGCAGGCGCGCCGCTTTAGCCCGCGCATCGTGCTGTTTGACAAGGATCGCAGCGGGGAAATCTTTATCCGGGCGATGGGCGGCGCCTATGAGGCGATGCGGCCTGATCGCCCTTCGGGGCTCAATCCGCTGCGCCTGCCCGATACGGCGGGCAACCGGGCGTTTTTGATCGAATGGCTGGGCTGCCTTGTCGGCGGCCTGCGCGATGCGGCGGAAATGGAGGTGATGCGGGCGGCGGTGGAGGCCAACTATCTGGCCCCGCCTGAATTGCGGCGGCTTTGCCATTTTGCCGCCTTGCTGCGCGGCGGTGCGCGGCCCACGCCGGATGATCTGGCGGCGCGGCTGCGGCCATGGTGGGGGGCGGGCGAACACGCCTGGCTGTTTGACAACGAGGGGCAGGACAGTCTCGATCTGACGCGCGATGTGCTGGGCATCGACATGACGCTGGTGCTGGACCATCGGGTGCTGCGCACGCCCTTGATGATGGCGCTGTTTCATCTGGTCGACGCCAAGCTTGACGGCACGCCCGCGATCATCGTCGTGGACGAAGGGTGGAAGGCGCTCGACGATGACATTTTTGCCGCTCGCCTGCGCGATTGGTTAAAGACCATTCGCAAGCGGGGCGGCATTCTGGGCTTTGTCACGCAAAATGCTGAGGACGCCTTGGCCAGCCGGATCGCGGGCGCGATTGTTGAACAAACCGCAACCCAGATCTTCACCGCCAATCCCAAGGCGCGGGCGGTGGATTACGTCGATGGCTTTGGCCTGACCCCGCATGAATTCGAACTGGTGCGCGCGCTGCCCGATGCAGCGCGATGCTTCTTGGTCAAACAGGGCGGGGAAAGCGCCTTGCTGCGCCTTGCGCTGGGCAATGAGGCACGCTGGCTGACCGTGCTGTCGGGACGCGAGGCGCAGGTGCGGCGGCTGGACGCCATCCGGGCGGCGGTGGGCGATGATCCGGCCGATTGGTTGCCTCGCTTGCTGGGGGATGGATGATGGCCGATTGCGCGGCGTTTGATCCTTCGGGGCCTTATGTAGGCGGGGTGCTGGCGCTGGCCGATTGCCGGGCGCTGGGGCTGGCGCAGGATGGCTGGCGGGTGCTGGGCGGCGGCGCCTGGCTGGTCCCGGCCTTGACGATTGCGGTGGCGCTGATCGGTTATCGGCTGATGCTGGGCGCGGCGCGGGGGCGCGATGGGCTGATGCTGGCGCTGCGCATCGGGGTGGTGCTGGCGCTGACCACGCAATGGCCCGCGTGGGAGGCGGTCGCCTATCGCGTGGGGATCGAGGGGCCGGAAAGTCTCGCGCTCTCGGTCATCGGCGCGGATGGCGCGCGCGCTGGTCTGGCGGCGCGGTTTGACCGGATCGCGGGCGATCTGGATGAGGCGCTGCGCATGGATGCGGCCCAGACCGCCGAGGACAAGGTGCAGGCAGGCGGCCGCGTATTGTCCGGCGAGGCGCGGGGGCAATTGGCTTGGGCTTCGGCTTGGCTGACCGGGGCGGCGTTGGCGGGACTGATGGCGCCGCGTCTGGTAATCGCGTTGCTGCTGGGGTTGGGGCCGTTGTTCGCGGGGGCGCTGCTGCTGGCCGGGGCGCAGGGGCTGTTTGTCGGATGGCTGCGCGCCTGCGTCGGGGCGATGCTGGCGGCGGTGGCGGCGGCTTTGGTGCTGGGGCTGGAACTGGCGGTGATGGGGCCGCAGGTGGCGGGCCTGCTGGATGCGCTGGGCGGCGATGGGGCCAATGCGATGGCGGGACGGATTGCGGCGGGCGCGGGGCTGTTTGCCGTCTTGCTGGCGGCGGTCGCCTTGGGGGTGATGCGGGCGGCATGGGCGATACAGATGCCGCGGGGCAATGTGTTTGGGGATCGGGCATATCCCACCTCCTTGCGTAAGGCCGCAACGGCCCATGCGCCCAT
Encoded proteins:
- a CDS encoding efflux RND transporter periplasmic adaptor subunit — its product is MLIRRRLASLTGGPAMLAVSLALALSACSGGPQRDKKTPQVGYSEVKLTEVPLEIELPGRTAPYRQGQVRPQVSGVLMRRLFTEGQLVHQGQPLYQIDPSVYRAAADQAAANLVSAQASAEAAKIKADRYKPLAQDQAVAQQDYTDAAATARTSAAAVAQYRAALNAAKVNLRFTTVPAPITGRIGRSLYTEGALVTANQTDPLSVISALDPIYVDIQQSSASLMKLRKEFADGGIKEVGKVALILDDGSEYPIPGTLEFSEVTVDTATGTVALRAKFANPDGTLLPGLFVRTRVSQGKQSKVVLVPQGALSRDPRGGATVMVLGAGNKAEIRKVSADRTIGDQWVVTDGLKPGDKLITQGLGKIRPGQVVVAVPDTTPQGIKPAGKKPSAK
- a CDS encoding M16 family metallopeptidase yields the protein MKPRPISLALAALFGLTSPLAARPVPLPQHGAAHHAIAAAIGTWPFQKSDIAPDPAYRFGQLPNGMRYILRHNATPKGEIAVRMRFDVGSLDEGEKERGFAHFVEHMAFQGSTHVAQGEMVRLLERKGLAFGAHTNAFTTYETTTYHLDLPRNAPDLIDTALMLMRETASELTISPESVNNERGVILSEKRDRNSWQYREAQDRYAFADPKSRYLQRSPIGTEETLDGATAEALRAFWRRNYVPAKAVLVMVGDFDVAAVEAEIRTRFADWAPFAPNTPAAPQPSAGPIDGADGGRDSVYLDPSLSEHITITRRSAWRDEPDTWANRRKGLATTVGYAIINRRLQRLSRRLDPPFRAAQFGTNDIFHAGRDTAINVDSIDGRWRRALTAATTEVRRAIEQGFTQSEIDEQVAVLTSLAETAAAREETQGSVALANAALAMLRGGSIPSDPNANLAFLKAQTPALTPERVLAAVKADMAALDNPLIRFTGRRAPEGGAQAVRAAWKEASTTPLPTIMEPPPAPFAYTDFGAPGRVVEDKREPHFGIREIRFANGVRLNLKRTTLSRQSVLVHLAIDGGQMLATSDNPLAVEMTAMMGTGGLGKHTLDEMQSLTAGRMVSLGLTATGDSFNASAGTRPKDLLLQLQMMAALITDPGYRQEGENIFHQNANTMFLRLRSTPGSALQSGIGGILSDNDPRFTLQPVTAYRGLTFAKLKADITERLQHGAIEIGLVGDLDEEAAIADVARTFGALPVREAEFRQYDAQRKRPFTAKRGERTLTHTGPADQALIYEVWPTRDDRDPNEKQVFNMLQRVVRIQLTETLRQKLGRSYSPSASSDLSRVWRDYGTFAVAASVDVASVDVAKQAIDEAIEALAKAPPSQDLMLRARQPLLETIDNTLNTNGGWLGIVALAQSEPDQIERQVNAAQRLRAVTPEAVQAAARRYLAARDAVRITVLPEAQTKEPMATAKQPG
- the purC gene encoding phosphoribosylaminoimidazolesuccinocarboxamide synthase; amino-acid sequence: MSRRRQIYEGKAKILYEGPEPGTIIQYFKDDATAFNALKKGTINGKGVINNRISEYVFTRLNHIGIPTHFIRRLNMREQLVRQCEIVPIEVVVRNVAAGSISKRLGIPEGEPLPHTLIEYYYKDDALGDPMIAEEHIACFGWASNEEMQDISSMAIRINDFMCGMFAAINIRLIDFKLEFGRIWDGDYSRVILADEISPDGCRLWDMTSGEKLDKDRFRQDLGGEEEAYQEVARRLGLLDNDGPSEVLDLNHHRKLRGK
- a CDS encoding TrbC/VirB2 family protein, producing the protein MAGLLLALWAAPLWAQTYGGVDPAGSGPIVGALRWVQGTLMGSVATVAAVVAVAVVGMMMLTGRINWRYGASVILGCFVLFGAASIVAGIQSAAGVGQ
- a CDS encoding type IV secretion system protein VirB3, with the protein product MNGRSAPSSTPLARNTLFVGLTRPQMFAGVTWSFFVLNLVISTEAFLLLRSGWVVALALGVHGLGALACLHEPRRFDLWMVRAMRCPRVRHYRFWQCNSYRP
- a CDS encoding VirB4 family type IV secretion/conjugal transfer ATPase, coding for MAMQFLSSVKAPDFAKEAAAGAHLPYSHLVDDATLAMRDGALMQVIRIDGLMFETADGDTLNYRKDMREAMLRAIGSSRFALYHHILRRRVQPELEGTFPDAFSARLDAAWRDRLAARRLYANDLFITVIRRPARARRLWGRTQGAEMAGELRALDAAVEQLLAALAPYGARRLGIYDAGHGACSELLEFLGALFNGALAPMLLPHGDVGHHLPRARVSFGQDTLQMGHGFGAMVSIKDYPGQTTAGMLDDLLRLPFAMSISQSFAFVDRGESLGRMNRALRRMRAADDEAISLREELAQAKDEVAAGRAGFGEHHLSIQIMGEDQREVDAGVAEVLAALGDLGIVAVREDVGMEPAFWAQFPGNFAYITRRALIGSANFAAFASGHNFPLGRARGNPWGDAVAMFETTAAGPYHFNFHADGDLGNFTVIGPSGSGKTVITNFLLAQARRFSPRIVLFDKDRSGEIFIRAMGGAYEAMRPDRPSGLNPLRLPDTAGNRAFLIEWLGCLVGGLRDAAEMEVMRAAVEANYLAPPELRRLCHFAALLRGGARPTPDDLAARLRPWWGAGEHAWLFDNEGQDSLDLTRDVLGIDMTLVLDHRVLRTPLMMALFHLVDAKLDGTPAIIVVDEGWKALDDDIFAARLRDWLKTIRKRGGILGFVTQNAEDALASRIAGAIVEQTATQIFTANPKARAVDYVDGFGLTPHEFELVRALPDAARCFLVKQGGESALLRLALGNEARWLTVLSGREAQVRRLDAIRAAVGDDPADWLPRLLGDG
- a CDS encoding type IV secretion system protein; the encoded protein is MMADCAAFDPSGPYVGGVLALADCRALGLAQDGWRVLGGGAWLVPALTIAVALIGYRLMLGAARGRDGLMLALRIGVVLALTTQWPAWEAVAYRVGIEGPESLALSVIGADGARAGLAARFDRIAGDLDEALRMDAAQTAEDKVQAGGRVLSGEARGQLAWASAWLTGAALAGLMAPRLVIALLLGLGPLFAGALLLAGAQGLFVGWLRACVGAMLAAVAAALVLGLELAVMGPQVAGLLDALGGDGANAMAGRIAAGAGLFAVLLAAVALGVMRAAWAIQMPRGNVFGDRAYPTSLRKAATAHAPIPHRTERATTNRAQHIAQAAMYSLRREDMRIERISQKVDPKPITASPPLGQTGGAAARRRGRLSGAAHRRDAQNGNGGA